A window of Bacteroidota bacterium genomic DNA:
TAACAGCGGCGCAGGTCCCATCAGCGACCTCGTCGTGCGCGTGCTGCTCCCGGCCGGTATCTTCGACTTCGAGGAGCAAACCGATGAGGGGTTCGACTGCCCCTTCTCGGACTGCGACCCCAACGAACTCGCCCTGTGGACGATCGGGACGCTGGCGCCGGGCCAGACGCGGACCCTCGTGTTCACGACGCGCTTCTCCACGTCGGCGGACGCTCAGAGCTACGCCTCGACAGCGACGGCGACGGCTCCGGGGCTCTCCGACCTCGTGACGAGCGCAACGGTTGCGGTGGCGGCAGAGCCGGTCGTGCGTCTCGCCTTGGCGTCGGAGCGAGCCCCGCTTTCGCCCACGGCCGAGACGACCTACATGCTCACCTACGGCAATCTGAGCGGACGCACGCTCACCGAGGCGACCCTCTCCTTGCCGGTGCCCGAAGGGCTGCGTTTCGTCTCGGCGACGGGGGGAGGGACCGAGTCTGGAGGCATCGTCCGGTGGAACGTGGCGCCGCTCGGCGTGAACGGCGGCGGTCAAGTACGCGCCACCTTCGAGCCAGCCAGCATGCTCACGGCCGGTACGCTCGTGCGCGCCGAGGCGACACTCGGCCCTGCTCCGTCGGTCGCAGCGGCGACGGTCGCGCCAGTCGAGCAGCCTGGGCTGCTCCGGCTCAGCTACACCACGAGCCAGTCGAGCTTCGGCGAGGGCCAGCGTGTGCTCTACCGCCTCCTCCTCACCAACACGGGCACCACGACGCTCCTCGACCCATCCGTCCGGCTCCGGCTCTCCAACTTCATCGAGGACTTCGAGGAGCAGACCGACATCGGCTTCGACTGCCCGTTTTCCGATTGCGACCCCAACGAGCTCGCCGTTTGGTCGGTGGGGCCGCTCGCGCCAGGAGCTAGCCGCACGCTGGTCTTCACCACGCGTGTGAGCACGAGCGCGCCGTCGGGCGAGGTGCTTCGGTCCTGGGCTACGGCTGAGGCCACGGGTACGAGCCAGGTGGTGGCGCAGGCCGATCTCCACGTCGAGCCTGCGCCGCTGCTCCGGTTGAGCGTGGCTCCGCAGCAGGAGCCGGCACAGCCAGGTGAGCCGTTCACCTACGTGATCACGTTCGCGAACCTCGGCCCAGCCAGCCCGAACGACCTCGTTCTTCAGGTCCGCATCCCGGACGAGAGCGGCCTGATCTCGACGACGGGGCCGCGTGCTGGGATCAGCCAGGGCGTGGTGACATGGGGAGTAGGCGCGCTGGAGCCGGGCGAGGGGGGGCGCGTCGAGGTGAAGGTGCGCGTCGACCAGGACGCGCCAGCCGGGACCTCGCTCGACCTGATCGCATGGCTCGCGCCGAATATTCCAGGGGCCACCACGCTTACCGCCCGCTCGGCGGTCGCCGTGGCCCCACCGTCGGACCTTGCCGTGTCCTACAGGCTGGACCGGCAGGCCGCCCTGCCCGGTGACCTCGTCGTCTTCCAAGTGCGCGCTGAGAACACGGGCGCGACCAGCCTCGCGGGCGTCCAGGCCCGGCTACGGCTGCCTGCCTTCATCAGTGACTTTGTGGAGCAGACCGACGTCGGCTTCGACTGCCCGTTTTCGGACTGCGACCCCAACGAACTCGCTGTGTGGACCGTCGGCACGCTCGCCCCGGGCCAGAGCCGCACGCTCACGTTCTCGACGACCGTCTCTGGCTCTGCACCAGACGGCGAGGTCCTCCGCAGCCCGCTCGTGGCACGCGCCACGGGGCTGAGCGATGCCCTCACCCAAGCTGACCTCGTCGTCGGTCGCGCGCTCGACCTACAGCCGCCTGCGCCCCCGACCGACCTGGTCGCCACGCCCGGCGACCAACAGGTTGCTCTCTCCTGGACCGCCAGCCCCGACGCTGACGACCTCGCCGGGTATCTCCTCCAGCAGGGCATCGAACGAAACGGCTCGCTGGTCTATGATTTCCTGGCGATCGTCGACCCGCCCGCGACAAGCTTTGTCAGCACAGGCTTGGAAAACGGCACGACGTACTTCTACGTAGTCACGGCGTTCGATGCGGCAGGCAATGAGAACGACTTCCTGGAGAGCGCCCGTGCCGAGGCGACCCCGCAGGACGGCGTGGCCCCTGCGCCCCCCACCGGTCTCGCAGCGGGACTCGACGCTGGGACCGTCGCCCTCACGTGGACGGCCAATGCCGACGCCGACCTCGACGGCTACCGGCTCTACCGCGACCTCGCGAGCGCGCCGACCTCGCTCCTCACGGCCCTTCCCGCCGCCGCCACGGCCTTCACCGACGCGGACGTCGAAGACGGGACGACCTACTTCTACCGCCTCACCGCCGTAGACGACGACGGCAACGAGAGTCCCTTCTCGAACGAGGTCGAGATCCTCGTCACGTCCGTGTCGGCAGAGGACGGTCCTGCCCTGCCCACAGCCTTCGCGCTCGACGCGGTCTACCCCAACCCTGTAGCAGGCGCGGCGACTGTGGCCTACGCGCTCCCAGAGGCCGCATCCGTCACCGTCGAGGTGTTCGACCTGCTCGGAGCCCGCGTGGCCGTCCTCGCCGATGTCGAGCAGCCCGCCGGATACCACGGGGTCGGATGGACGCCGTATGGCCTCGCGGCAGGGACCTACCTCGTCCGCCTCCGCGCGGGTGACTTCGCAGCTACCCGGCGGCTCGTT
This region includes:
- a CDS encoding fibronectin type III domain-containing protein, which encodes MGAAAQSLDLAYTVSQDRLAPGDRVYYTLAVGNSGAGPISDLVVRVLLPAGIFDFEEQTDEGFDCPFSDCDPNELALWTIGTLAPGQTRTLVFTTRFSTSADAQSYASTATATAPGLSDLVTSATVAVAAEPVVRLALASERAPLSPTAETTYMLTYGNLSGRTLTEATLSLPVPEGLRFVSATGGGTESGGIVRWNVAPLGVNGGGQVRATFEPASMLTAGTLVRAEATLGPAPSVAAATVAPVEQPGLLRLSYTTSQSSFGEGQRVLYRLLLTNTGTTTLLDPSVRLRLSNFIEDFEEQTDIGFDCPFSDCDPNELAVWSVGPLAPGASRTLVFTTRVSTSAPSGEVLRSWATAEATGTSQVVAQADLHVEPAPLLRLSVAPQQEPAQPGEPFTYVITFANLGPASPNDLVLQVRIPDESGLISTTGPRAGISQGVVTWGVGALEPGEGGRVEVKVRVDQDAPAGTSLDLIAWLAPNIPGATTLTARSAVAVAPPSDLAVSYRLDRQAALPGDLVVFQVRAENTGATSLAGVQARLRLPAFISDFVEQTDVGFDCPFSDCDPNELAVWTVGTLAPGQSRTLTFSTTVSGSAPDGEVLRSPLVARATGLSDALTQADLVVGRALDLQPPAPPTDLVATPGDQQVALSWTASPDADDLAGYLLQQGIERNGSLVYDFLAIVDPPATSFVSTGLENGTTYFYVVTAFDAAGNENDFLESARAEATPQDGVAPAPPTGLAAGLDAGTVALTWTANADADLDGYRLYRDLASAPTSLLTALPAAATAFTDADVEDGTTYFYRLTAVDDDGNESPFSNEVEILVTSVSAEDGPALPTAFALDAVYPNPVAGAATVAYALPEAASVTVEVFDLLGARVAVLADVEQPAGYHGVGWTPYGLAAGTYLVRLRAGDFAATRRLVVFR